In the genome of Limisphaerales bacterium, one region contains:
- a CDS encoding c-type cytochrome produces MLRIFIALIVFTLGVSARAQSISDSATPVRNISAPEGFKVELLYSVPKPQQGSWVAMCNDDKGRIIVSDQFGGLYRFTPPAPGKSLKQSDIEPVPAKIRAANGLLWANGALYVGVNDYERKFPSGLYRVTDSDGDDKLDKVVLLREMFARGDHGIHAILPGPQNSLYLITGNNTTPLQTQKSRVPLHWGEDHLLPRMPDGRGHNRDRLAPGGIIYKVSLDGKQWEIVSAGFRNIYDGGVNKDGELFTYDADMEYDFNTSWYRPTRINHVTSGSMWGWRNGTGKRPEFYPDTLPATINIGPGSPTGTVFGYGAKFPAKYQNAFYILDWSWGKIHAVHLKPNGSSYTGTKETFITGSPLPVTDVIIHPKDGAMYFTIGGRKVQSGVYRVTYTGKQSTAPAVKRTMHYGRVLRQKLENFHGVQHKDAVNQSWPHLGDDDRFIRWAAMTAVMHQPVSEWQERALHEKDANKRVVALLALSKVIGADPKNVVAGEAKDAPKISPAQRAAIYKALGQVKWSQLTHASKLTLVRAYQIALIRLGQPNDRIATGIIKHLDPHFPAANFEQNWLLCETLAYLQAPHTAAKGIQLLQDAATQEEQIEYARSLRMLKTGWTLELRTAYFNWFLKAASYRGGASFSKFIEFIRRDAEASLDTKSREQLKELLAKKPVQKSPFEIMAQAMIGRNFVKEWKLEELSTASKTKLKGRDFERGRKMFAAGGCFACHRFANAGGMTGPDLSGAGGRYSAHDLLEQIIHPSKEINEQFVPVIVKMKSGDTLTGVVVNMNGDRVTVNTDMFDPNQRVNVNRPEVESIEPSKVSPMPPGLLNLMREDEVMDLLAYILSGGDRDHTVFKK; encoded by the coding sequence ATGCTGCGTATTTTTATTGCTCTTATTGTGTTCACGCTGGGCGTTTCGGCTCGGGCTCAATCAATCTCGGATTCAGCGACGCCCGTGCGAAACATTTCGGCACCCGAAGGCTTCAAGGTGGAATTGCTGTACTCGGTGCCTAAGCCGCAACAAGGATCTTGGGTGGCAATGTGCAATGACGACAAGGGGCGGATCATTGTGAGCGATCAGTTTGGAGGGTTGTACCGGTTCACACCGCCAGCACCGGGGAAGTCGTTGAAGCAATCGGATATCGAGCCGGTACCGGCAAAGATCCGAGCCGCGAACGGCCTGCTCTGGGCGAATGGGGCTTTGTATGTGGGGGTGAATGATTACGAACGAAAATTTCCCAGCGGGTTGTATCGGGTGACGGATTCGGATGGGGACGACAAGCTGGACAAGGTGGTGTTGCTGCGTGAGATGTTTGCGCGGGGCGATCACGGCATCCACGCCATTTTGCCCGGACCGCAAAACTCGCTGTATCTGATCACCGGCAACAACACCACGCCGCTCCAGACGCAGAAATCGCGCGTGCCGTTGCATTGGGGCGAGGATCATCTACTGCCGCGCATGCCCGATGGGCGCGGGCATAACCGCGATCGGCTGGCGCCGGGAGGCATTATTTACAAGGTGTCGCTGGACGGGAAGCAGTGGGAGATTGTGTCGGCCGGCTTTCGGAACATTTATGATGGCGGCGTAAACAAGGACGGCGAGCTCTTCACGTATGACGCGGACATGGAATACGATTTCAACACGTCATGGTACCGGCCCACGCGCATCAATCACGTGACCAGCGGCAGCATGTGGGGGTGGCGTAATGGCACGGGCAAGCGGCCGGAATTTTATCCGGACACACTGCCGGCCACGATCAACATCGGCCCCGGCTCGCCCACGGGCACGGTGTTCGGCTACGGCGCGAAGTTTCCGGCTAAGTATCAGAACGCCTTTTACATTCTCGACTGGAGCTGGGGCAAGATTCACGCGGTTCACCTCAAGCCAAACGGCTCCAGCTACACGGGCACGAAGGAGACCTTCATCACCGGCAGTCCGTTGCCGGTAACGGATGTGATCATTCATCCCAAAGATGGTGCGATGTATTTCACCATCGGCGGCCGCAAAGTGCAGTCGGGCGTGTATCGCGTGACCTACACGGGCAAGCAATCCACCGCGCCGGCCGTGAAGCGCACGATGCACTATGGCCGCGTCCTCCGGCAGAAGCTTGAGAATTTTCACGGGGTGCAACACAAGGACGCCGTGAACCAGTCGTGGCCGCATCTGGGCGATGACGATCGATTCATCCGCTGGGCGGCGATGACCGCGGTGATGCATCAACCCGTTTCGGAGTGGCAGGAACGCGCTTTGCACGAGAAGGATGCGAACAAGCGCGTGGTGGCGTTGCTCGCCTTGTCCAAGGTGATCGGAGCAGACCCGAAAAACGTTGTGGCCGGAGAAGCCAAGGATGCGCCCAAGATCAGTCCGGCACAGCGCGCGGCTATTTACAAAGCGCTCGGGCAGGTGAAGTGGAGCCAGCTCACGCACGCAAGCAAACTCACCCTCGTGCGCGCCTACCAAATCGCCCTCATCCGATTAGGCCAGCCGAACGACCGAATTGCCACCGGCATTATCAAGCACTTGGACCCGCATTTCCCCGCAGCAAATTTCGAGCAGAACTGGCTCCTCTGCGAAACGCTCGCCTATCTGCAGGCGCCCCACACGGCGGCCAAGGGCATCCAACTGCTGCAGGACGCGGCCACGCAGGAGGAACAGATCGAGTACGCGCGCTCGCTGCGGATGCTGAAAACCGGCTGGACGCTCGAGCTGCGCACGGCCTATTTCAACTGGTTCCTCAAGGCGGCCAGTTACCGCGGCGGCGCGAGCTTCAGCAAATTCATCGAGTTCATCCGACGCGATGCCGAGGCGAGTCTGGACACTAAAAGCCGCGAGCAGCTAAAGGAATTACTGGCGAAAAAGCCCGTTCAGAAATCGCCGTTTGAGATCATGGCGCAGGCGATGATTGGTCGTAATTTCGTGAAAGAATGGAAGCTTGAAGAACTCAGTACGGCCTCCAAGACCAAGCTCAAGGGCCGTGACTTCGAGCGCGGCCGAAAGATGTTCGCCGCGGGCGGCTGCTTTGCCTGCCACCGATTCGCCAATGCAGGCGGCATGACCGGGCCCGATCTCTCCGGCGCCGGCGGCCGTTATTCGGCGCATGATTTGCTCGAGCAAATCATTCATCCGAGCAAGGAAATCAACGAGCAGTTTGTGCCCGTGATTGTGAAAATGAAATCCGGCGACACCCTCACCGGCGTAGTCGTGAACATGAACGGCGACCGCGTGACGGTGAACACGGACATGTTTGATCCCAATCAACGCGTCAACGTGAACCGCCCGGAGGTCGAGAGCATTGAGCCCTCCAAAGTGTCCCCCATGCCTCCGGGCCTGCTCAACCTCATGCGCGAAGATGAGGTCATGGATCTCCTCGCCTACATCCTTAGCGGCGGCGACCGCGACCACACAGTCTTTAAGAAATAA
- a CDS encoding substrate-binding domain-containing protein codes for MKKLLTLLPIICLTACLGCGGGGGDATPSDNNNSGAGTQGKPTESKGVIAYSPLTLSNPFFKVIGDHIKAEAEKNGYTVRIVDPNMDVKKQSDQMDDFISSGVTAIILVPCDRLSVGPSVQAANKAGIPVFTVDAKCAAENAKIEGHVGTDNFQGGELAGKAMITALGDAGGKVLVLDFKKANSCVLRVGGFKKVIDAHNKTATGKIEIVSELDGNGDRTKGYQSTADALQAHEDLDAIFAINDPSALGAYTAVKEAKRDDKIKIIGFDGQLDGKQAIKDGKLYADPIQHPDKMGRQIVQLIMKYQAGEKFESETLIPATLYTKTEADQDPALK; via the coding sequence ATGAAAAAACTCCTCACTCTACTCCCGATAATCTGCCTCACCGCCTGTCTCGGCTGCGGCGGCGGTGGGGGCGATGCAACGCCCTCCGATAACAACAACAGCGGCGCCGGCACCCAAGGCAAGCCCACTGAAAGCAAGGGCGTGATCGCCTACTCGCCGCTCACGCTTTCCAACCCGTTTTTCAAGGTGATCGGCGATCACATCAAGGCTGAGGCCGAAAAGAATGGTTACACGGTCCGCATAGTGGATCCGAATATGGACGTGAAAAAACAATCCGATCAGATGGACGATTTCATTTCCAGCGGCGTCACCGCCATCATCCTTGTGCCGTGCGACCGCCTGTCTGTCGGCCCGTCGGTGCAAGCAGCGAACAAGGCCGGTATTCCGGTGTTCACGGTGGATGCCAAGTGTGCGGCGGAGAACGCCAAGATCGAGGGCCACGTGGGCACGGATAATTTTCAGGGCGGCGAACTAGCCGGCAAGGCGATGATCACCGCGCTCGGCGATGCCGGCGGCAAGGTGCTGGTGCTTGACTTCAAAAAGGCCAACTCTTGCGTGTTGCGCGTGGGCGGATTTAAGAAGGTGATTGATGCTCACAACAAGACGGCCACCGGTAAAATCGAGATTGTCTCTGAACTCGACGGCAACGGGGACCGCACCAAAGGCTATCAATCCACGGCCGATGCCCTGCAGGCGCATGAGGATCTCGATGCCATTTTTGCAATCAATGATCCCTCCGCCCTCGGCGCCTACACCGCTGTGAAGGAAGCGAAGCGCGATGACAAGATCAAGATCATCGGCTTCGATGGCCAGCTCGACGGCAAACAGGCGATCAAGGACGGCAAGTTGTACGCCGACCCCATCCAGCATCCGGACAAGATGGGCCGCCAGATCGTGCAGCTGATCATGAAATATCAGGCCGGTGAGAAATTCGAGTCCGAGACGCTCATTCCCGCCACGCTCTACACCAAGACCGAGGCGGACCAAGATCCGGCGCTGAAATAA
- a CDS encoding sugar ABC transporter ATP-binding protein: MRGISKAFPGVQALSGVGLTLHAGEVLALLGENGAGKSTLIKILGGAHAHDEGELSIDGSPARIDSPQASQAAGIGIIYQEFNLVPGLTARENIFLGQEPAGVSFIPHQKEADRARKLFQRIGVEIDPNAMCRDLTVAQQQVVEIAKALAQDARIIVMDEPTAALTPREVDGLLQVVSELRTQGIGIIYISHRLDEIDTIADRVTVLRDGSHVATRDKTDLARDEMIELMVGRSLDKEFPSHDCQPGPVRLAVKNLSRGNKVRDVSFELHAGEIVGLTGLVGAGRTETARLIFSADRKDTGTVELDGQPIDATSPRDAIRAGICLLTEDRKSQGLVLGQTVQENFGLPNLMQFTRSGLIDRQAESDAFAKFVKQIPIKVSDHEQLARNLSGGNQQKVVLAKWLQRNADVIIFDEPTRGIDVGAKYEIYRLIHQLADDGKAILMISSELPEILGMSDRILVMNEGRLTGEITEVPRASQEDIMKLATQREPLAA, translated from the coding sequence ATGCGCGGCATCAGCAAGGCCTTCCCCGGCGTACAGGCGCTTAGCGGAGTGGGCCTCACGCTGCATGCCGGCGAGGTATTGGCGTTGCTCGGCGAAAACGGCGCGGGCAAAAGCACACTGATCAAAATCCTCGGCGGCGCCCATGCGCATGACGAAGGCGAACTGAGCATCGACGGTTCGCCCGCGCGCATTGACTCCCCGCAGGCGTCACAAGCCGCCGGCATCGGCATTATTTACCAAGAGTTCAACCTCGTGCCCGGCCTGACCGCGCGCGAAAATATTTTCCTCGGCCAGGAACCGGCGGGGGTCAGTTTCATTCCGCACCAAAAAGAAGCCGACCGCGCTCGTAAGCTGTTCCAACGCATTGGTGTGGAAATCGATCCCAATGCCATGTGCCGCGATCTCACCGTGGCGCAACAGCAGGTCGTGGAGATCGCTAAGGCGCTCGCGCAGGACGCCCGCATCATCGTGATGGACGAGCCCACCGCCGCCCTCACCCCGCGCGAGGTCGACGGCCTGCTCCAGGTCGTGAGCGAACTCCGCACCCAGGGCATCGGCATCATTTATATCAGCCATCGCCTTGATGAAATCGATACCATCGCCGACCGCGTCACCGTGCTGCGCGACGGCAGCCACGTGGCGACCCGTGACAAGACCGACCTCGCACGCGATGAAATGATCGAGCTGATGGTTGGCCGCAGTCTCGATAAGGAATTTCCCTCGCACGACTGCCAACCCGGCCCCGTGCGGTTGGCGGTGAAAAATCTCTCGCGCGGCAACAAGGTCCGCGACGTGTCCTTCGAGCTGCACGCCGGCGAAATTGTCGGCCTCACCGGCCTTGTTGGCGCGGGCCGCACCGAGACCGCCCGTCTCATTTTCAGCGCTGATCGCAAGGATACGGGCACAGTGGAACTGGACGGCCAACCCATCGATGCCACCTCGCCGCGCGATGCCATACGCGCCGGCATTTGCCTGCTTACCGAGGATCGCAAATCGCAGGGCCTCGTGCTCGGTCAAACCGTACAGGAAAATTTTGGCCTGCCCAACCTGATGCAATTCACCCGAAGTGGCCTCATTGACCGACAAGCGGAGAGCGATGCCTTCGCTAAGTTTGTTAAACAAATCCCGATCAAGGTATCCGATCACGAACAACTCGCGCGCAATCTATCCGGCGGTAACCAGCAAAAGGTCGTGCTCGCCAAGTGGCTTCAACGCAATGCCGACGTGATCATTTTCGACGAACCGACCCGCGGCATCGATGTCGGCGCCAAGTACGAGATTTACCGACTCATCCATCAACTGGCCGACGACGGCAAAGCCATTCTCATGATCAGCTCCGAGCTACCCGAGATCCTCGGCATGAGCGACCGCATCCTCGTGATGAACGAAGGCCGCCTCACCGGCGAGATCACCGAGGTCCCCCGCGCCTCGCAGGAGGACATCATGAAACTTGCCACACAAC